One part of the Desulfonatronovibrio magnus genome encodes these proteins:
- a CDS encoding type II secretion system F family protein has translation MEFEYKASTAEGKISHGKIFAEDEKRAVSKVHAMGLIPLSVHLPGAIEKPRKTLRLRAPSSGSDMKKAFSSLAALKLSLGRKVKNKDLIMFSEHLATMLKAGITLNKCLTILADLTENKAFAKVIQDVHNQIREGSTLHQALEKYPAVFPGVFVNMVRAGESGGVLEVVLQRVSEFLTEIQELKDYLISSMIYPAILGFTAIGSILIMLIIVVPRFAEIFTDMGIDLPMATQIMLVAGNFLQAWWWALFIAVLSLVAMFKYFVATPGGRDWWDRFKLGLPLIGPILLKVEIARFSKTLGTLLNSGVSILAAMNIVKGVVVNNSLKLMLDQVYDDLKQGRMLSSSLERHRVFPSLAVNMLGVGEESGNMPEMLEKVGDMYDKDLKAAIKSFTALFEPMVILVMGLVIGAMVVSMLLAIFSLNELGI, from the coding sequence ATGGAATTTGAATATAAAGCATCAACTGCTGAAGGTAAAATCAGTCACGGCAAGATATTTGCTGAAGACGAAAAGCGAGCTGTATCTAAAGTTCACGCCATGGGGCTTATTCCCCTGTCTGTTCATCTTCCAGGAGCAATAGAGAAGCCACGAAAGACTCTTAGACTCCGCGCCCCTTCATCTGGATCAGACATGAAAAAGGCCTTTTCCAGTCTGGCAGCACTCAAGCTCAGCCTTGGAAGAAAAGTTAAAAACAAAGACCTCATCATGTTCTCAGAGCATCTGGCCACCATGCTCAAGGCTGGAATCACCCTTAATAAATGCCTGACTATTCTGGCGGACCTTACCGAAAATAAAGCTTTTGCCAAGGTTATTCAGGATGTCCACAATCAGATCAGAGAAGGCAGTACCCTGCATCAGGCTTTGGAAAAGTATCCTGCGGTATTTCCTGGAGTGTTTGTAAACATGGTCAGGGCCGGTGAATCCGGAGGTGTTCTGGAAGTTGTGCTGCAGAGGGTGTCAGAGTTTCTTACTGAGATTCAGGAATTAAAAGACTATCTCATATCTTCCATGATTTACCCTGCCATACTTGGGTTTACAGCCATAGGCTCCATACTGATCATGCTTATTATTGTTGTGCCACGTTTTGCAGAAATCTTTACAGACATGGGTATAGATCTGCCCATGGCCACTCAGATTATGCTGGTGGCAGGAAACTTTCTGCAAGCCTGGTGGTGGGCACTTTTCATTGCTGTGTTGAGTCTTGTCGCTATGTTTAAATACTTTGTGGCAACCCCTGGAGGCAGAGACTGGTGGGATCGCTTCAAGCTGGGTCTGCCATTGATAGGGCCTATCCTGCTGAAGGTTGAAATTGCGAGATTTTCCAAAACTCTTGGAACACTGCTTAACAGCGGAGTATCCATTCTCGCGGCAATGAATATTGTCAAAGGGGTGGTGGTTAACAATTCATTGAAATTGATGCTGGATCAGGTTTATGATGATCTTAAGCAGGGCAGGATGCTTTCATCTTCTCTGGAGCGTCACCGGGTTTTTCCTTCACTTGCTGTGAACATGCTGGGTGTTGGTGAGGAATCAGGCAATATGCCTGAGATGCTGGAAAAAGTGGGTGATATGTATGACAAAGATCTGAAAGCAGCTATAAAATCTTTTACAGCCCTTTTTGAACCTATGGTAATACTGGTCATGGGACTGGTGATTGGAGCAATGGTTGTTTCCATGTTATTGGCAATTTTCAGCTTGAATGAGCTGGGGATATGA
- a CDS encoding DUF2304 domain-containing protein: MLPVYNYFTAILGILTAGLIIYLIRRDSLSSNYVVWWFGVAAGLIFVGFFPKIVNFFGKLLGVGYPPVILIAVSWCLVLIKLLFMDIDRSRQERRIRILAQKLALYEQQAQSGQIKPGKDEK; encoded by the coding sequence ATGCTTCCAGTTTATAATTATTTTACAGCTATCTTAGGCATACTTACTGCAGGATTGATCATTTATCTTATTCGCAGGGATTCCTTATCTTCAAATTATGTAGTATGGTGGTTTGGAGTTGCCGCGGGTCTGATTTTTGTGGGTTTTTTTCCCAAGATAGTCAATTTTTTCGGAAAGCTCCTGGGTGTTGGCTATCCTCCGGTAATCCTTATTGCTGTTAGCTGGTGTCTGGTGCTAATTAAGCTGTTGTTTATGGATATTGATCGTTCGAGACAGGAGAGGCGGATCAGGATACTGGCTCAAAAGCTTGCGCTTTACGAGCAGCAGGCGCAGAGTGGTCAAATAAAACCAGGTAAGGATGAAAAATGA
- a CDS encoding glycosyltransferase family 2 protein, whose product MVLLLLFIVQKHSDDKLEIAKHIINNSLAIIPAYNEEDSVGKVVQGVRSYGLDVAVVNDQSADLTEAEAKSAGAVVLNLPVRLGAWGAIQTGLRYAIRRGYKYALTIDADGQHLPQSIPYLLAENIIDDYDVIIGSCPERVSRLRKIAWTWFRNISRAEFDDLTSGLRVYNRWSMRLMLDKRAYLFDYQDMGALLMMKKHGLKITEVPVEMSVRLKGHSRVFNNWLKVCKYMLVTSSLSASKFRQKCRKR is encoded by the coding sequence ATGGTTTTGCTATTGCTATTTATAGTTCAAAAACACTCGGATGACAAGTTGGAAATTGCAAAACACATAATCAACAACAGCCTCGCCATAATACCTGCTTACAATGAAGAAGATTCTGTGGGCAAGGTTGTCCAGGGGGTCAGGTCCTATGGCCTGGATGTGGCAGTTGTAAATGATCAGAGTGCTGACTTGACTGAAGCAGAGGCAAAATCAGCTGGGGCTGTAGTTTTAAATCTGCCTGTCAGGCTGGGTGCATGGGGAGCCATTCAGACAGGGTTGAGATACGCTATTCGAAGGGGCTATAAGTACGCTCTTACCATCGATGCTGACGGGCAGCACCTTCCTCAAAGCATCCCGTATCTGCTTGCAGAAAATATAATTGATGATTATGATGTTATAATCGGCTCTTGTCCTGAAAGGGTAAGCAGGCTCAGGAAAATAGCCTGGACCTGGTTTAGAAATATTAGCCGCGCTGAATTTGACGACCTGACTTCCGGGCTCAGGGTTTACAACAGGTGGTCCATGAGGCTGATGCTGGACAAAAGGGCGTACTTATTTGATTATCAGGATATGGGCGCATTGCTTATGATGAAGAAACATGGACTGAAAATTACAGAAGTGCCCGTGGAAATGTCTGTGAGGCTGAAGGGTCATTCCAGAGTTTTTAATAACTGGTTAAAGGTTTGTAAATATATGCTGGTTACGTCTTCCCTGTCGGCAAGCAAGTTCAGGCAGAAGTGCAGGAAGAGGTAG
- a CDS encoding glycosyltransferase encodes MKILHIGKYFPPFHGGMENFLDDLVREQVRVGNEVLVLCHQHKRGCPTETCQSGSGAQIVRVAIMGVAAYAPVAPGFYQSLRKVLTEFKPDVVHVHMPNVSAFWLLFIKKSFKLVIHWHSDVVSSENEWKLRTLYPFYSLPETRLLAKADVIIPTSTPYLETSFPLKRFKKKCRVIPLGIKRNKFGSEMNHADSGSGCEGDEYIFSVGRFTYYKGFKYLIRACKDGYPGRLVIAGDGPLRADMQRLVQSSGLGSRVSLPGRLSHFELQQCFKKCRAFCLPSIERTEAFGVVLLEAMSLGKPLITTRVEGSGMNEVNVHNETGLVVEPADSVGLARAMNYMLQNRARAEEMGSRGRARLQEKFSIERVVWEVGKVY; translated from the coding sequence ATGAAAATCCTGCACATAGGCAAATATTTTCCGCCCTTTCATGGAGGTATGGAAAACTTTCTTGATGATCTGGTCAGGGAGCAGGTGAGGGTTGGAAATGAAGTGCTGGTGTTGTGCCACCAGCATAAGCGGGGCTGTCCCACAGAAACCTGTCAGTCAGGGTCAGGGGCACAAATTGTCAGGGTGGCCATTATGGGGGTGGCGGCATACGCGCCGGTTGCCCCGGGTTTTTACCAATCCTTACGCAAAGTGCTGACTGAGTTTAAGCCGGATGTTGTGCATGTACATATGCCAAATGTCTCGGCTTTCTGGCTCTTGTTCATCAAAAAAAGCTTCAAGCTGGTGATTCACTGGCATTCAGATGTGGTTTCGTCTGAAAATGAATGGAAACTCAGGACGTTATATCCTTTTTATTCCTTGCCTGAAACCAGGCTCCTGGCCAAAGCTGATGTAATTATTCCCACTTCAACTCCCTACCTTGAAACAAGCTTTCCTCTTAAACGTTTTAAAAAGAAATGCCGGGTTATTCCCCTTGGGATCAAGCGTAATAAGTTTGGCTCAGAAATGAATCATGCTGATTCAGGATCAGGCTGTGAGGGGGATGAGTATATTTTTAGTGTGGGCAGGTTTACTTATTACAAGGGTTTTAAGTATCTGATAAGAGCATGTAAAGATGGTTATCCGGGCAGGCTGGTCATTGCTGGAGATGGCCCGTTAAGGGCTGATATGCAAAGGCTTGTGCAAAGCTCAGGGCTGGGCAGCAGGGTGAGTCTGCCTGGCAGGCTGTCTCATTTTGAGCTGCAGCAATGCTTTAAGAAGTGCCGGGCCTTTTGCCTGCCTTCCATTGAAAGAACTGAGGCTTTTGGAGTGGTGCTGTTAGAGGCCATGTCTTTGGGCAAGCCTTTAATTACTACCAGGGTTGAGGGTTCAGGAATGAATGAAGTGAATGTCCATAATGAAACCGGGCTTGTGGTGGAGCCCGCTGATTCTGTGGGGCTGGCCAGGGCTATGAACTATATGCTTCAAAACAGGGCCAGGGCTGAAGAAATGGGAAGTAGAGGCAGGGCAAGGCTGCAGGAAAAGTTTTCTATTGAAAGGGTTGTCTGGGAGGTTGGGAAGGTTTATTGA
- a CDS encoding TolC family protein translates to MNINSYKFILMAVGIIILLWPGWGMAGEDGSDDYSIVLNLEEAVKLGLERSPRIKAREFGVMSREAERKSARGQFLPRLSAGAGYNWVRSTYASGPTDSEFLEQNQHYWNVRLAQTLFAGMTIFNTYQKAKIDKEISELEKESTARQLIREIQYYFLHYLKAGEDVNSLESSIERLEVGIQAAKAFYESRLVPYVDVLHAEVELEETLQNLSRVRNEVKVHQTRLNSLLGLEHDLFVKYQGDIADIVPAPFTDLDLVISDALMKRTDLQFIKKNILSASREKQIARGRKLPTVNLEMSYSERTSEYLESGRDMFGQRYDRDQTNHYWNTGINVQWNFFSGGQQYYRGQSMDYEIKRLQQTLADTEASIITETKTAYLRLEEASNRFASTRKSIAAAKENYSMQEHRFRQRVGTIQDLLNAQVQLTRAEVNRNQALLDYQLALSELYFAMGERNYGLD, encoded by the coding sequence ATGAATATAAATAGTTATAAGTTTATCTTGATGGCCGTGGGAATAATCATTTTGCTATGGCCTGGATGGGGGATGGCAGGTGAAGATGGTTCTGATGATTATAGCATTGTGTTGAACCTGGAAGAAGCTGTAAAACTCGGCCTTGAGAGAAGTCCCCGGATAAAGGCCAGAGAATTCGGGGTAATGAGCAGGGAGGCTGAGAGGAAGTCTGCAAGGGGTCAGTTTTTGCCAAGACTATCTGCTGGAGCCGGATATAACTGGGTCAGGAGCACTTATGCTTCCGGACCCACAGACTCTGAGTTTCTGGAACAGAATCAGCATTACTGGAATGTTCGTCTGGCTCAGACCCTGTTTGCGGGTATGACCATATTTAATACTTATCAGAAGGCCAAGATTGATAAAGAAATTAGTGAATTGGAAAAAGAAAGCACTGCAAGACAGTTAATTAGAGAGATACAGTATTATTTTCTTCACTATTTAAAGGCAGGTGAGGATGTAAACAGTCTGGAGTCCAGCATTGAGAGGTTGGAAGTAGGCATACAAGCAGCAAAGGCCTTTTATGAATCCAGGTTAGTGCCTTACGTTGATGTACTGCACGCTGAAGTGGAACTTGAAGAAACACTTCAAAATCTAAGTAGAGTAAGAAACGAGGTAAAGGTACATCAAACCCGGCTTAACTCTTTGCTGGGACTTGAACATGACCTTTTTGTAAAATACCAGGGAGATATTGCTGACATCGTTCCTGCTCCATTTACGGACTTGGATCTGGTTATTTCAGACGCTCTAATGAAGAGAACTGATCTGCAGTTTATCAAAAAGAATATCCTATCTGCTTCAAGAGAGAAACAAATTGCAAGGGGTAGAAAGCTGCCTACAGTTAATTTGGAGATGAGCTACTCTGAGCGAACCAGTGAATACCTGGAGAGTGGCAGGGATATGTTTGGTCAGCGTTATGACCGTGATCAGACTAACCATTACTGGAATACCGGCATTAATGTTCAATGGAATTTTTTCAGTGGTGGGCAGCAATATTATCGTGGACAGAGCATGGATTACGAGATCAAGCGCTTACAACAGACTTTGGCCGACACAGAGGCTTCAATCATCACTGAAACTAAAACAGCATATCTGAGGCTCGAAGAAGCCAGTAACAGATTTGCTTCAACCAGAAAATCCATAGCAGCTGCCAAGGAAAATTATTCCATGCAGGAACACAGGTTCAGGCAAAGGGTTGGAACTATACAGGATTTGCTTAACGCTCAAGTCCAACTGACAAGGGCTGAGGTTAATAGAAACCAGGCTTTACTTGATTATCAGCTTGCTTTGTCTGAATTGTATTTTGCCATGGGTGAGAGGAATTATGGGTTGGATTGA
- a CDS encoding HlyD family type I secretion periplasmic adaptor subunit: MQSNTKAIESGQNKPEQVDLPTSSRNVIIMGFVFIGLFFGGLGGWAATSKLKGAVIAPGDIIVESYRKQVQHLDGGIVKEILVRDGDFVEMGQVLLRLDGERVLATRDMHRARMDSLLAQQARIVAEVEGRDEISWPEQLLARQHMSDVLESMRSEEMIFRSRLEAKNSRIALLRSRISRQQSMQEGYQSQMSAILDTIESLKEEIAAKEPLLEGGFIDISHIMQLQRTLNSNQSRIEELKTQTRQAKEMVAELHLEIRELEKRYSEEATSQLGNVRQAIVDLREQLRPVEDASRRLEVKAPESGIVVNLNVRTEGGVIQGGAPLMEIVPVDSGLIVSARVEPSKIDDVHLGQTASVSLTAFPMRYTPKVTGRVTYVSADKVEPRQQGMPPYYQVYVEFDHESLINAIGDESRLTPGMPAQVFIQTREKTVLGYLMTPITDSINRAFRE, encoded by the coding sequence ATGCAAAGCAATACCAAAGCTATAGAAAGTGGACAGAATAAACCTGAACAGGTTGACCTGCCAACATCTTCGAGAAATGTCATTATTATGGGTTTTGTTTTTATTGGTCTTTTTTTCGGAGGTCTTGGTGGATGGGCTGCAACCTCCAAGCTCAAGGGAGCAGTGATAGCTCCTGGAGACATAATTGTAGAATCATATCGCAAACAGGTGCAGCACCTTGACGGGGGCATTGTCAAGGAGATCCTGGTGCGCGATGGTGATTTTGTGGAAATGGGGCAGGTACTCTTACGTCTTGATGGAGAGCGAGTTCTTGCTACAAGGGACATGCACAGGGCCAGGATGGACTCTCTGCTGGCACAGCAGGCCAGGATAGTCGCAGAAGTTGAGGGTCGGGATGAAATAAGCTGGCCTGAGCAGCTTCTGGCACGGCAACACATGTCTGATGTACTTGAGAGCATGCGCAGTGAGGAAATGATATTCAGGTCAAGGCTGGAGGCCAAAAACAGCAGGATCGCACTTTTGAGATCCAGAATATCCAGGCAGCAGTCCATGCAGGAGGGGTATCAGTCTCAAATGTCGGCAATTCTGGATACCATAGAATCGTTAAAAGAGGAAATAGCCGCAAAAGAGCCTCTTCTTGAAGGCGGTTTTATTGATATTTCGCATATAATGCAATTGCAACGGACGCTTAACTCCAACCAGTCCCGAATTGAAGAGCTTAAAACGCAAACCAGGCAGGCAAAGGAGATGGTAGCTGAACTGCATCTTGAAATCAGGGAGCTTGAGAAAAGATATTCTGAAGAAGCAACCTCGCAGCTAGGAAATGTAAGGCAGGCTATTGTAGATTTGCGAGAGCAGCTTCGCCCGGTGGAAGATGCGTCCAGACGTCTGGAGGTAAAAGCTCCTGAATCAGGGATTGTCGTCAATCTGAATGTGCGCACTGAAGGAGGAGTTATCCAGGGCGGTGCGCCCCTGATGGAGATCGTGCCTGTGGACAGCGGACTGATTGTTTCTGCCAGAGTAGAGCCAAGCAAGATTGATGATGTTCATCTTGGGCAGACAGCAAGCGTTTCCCTGACTGCTTTTCCAATGCGCTATACACCCAAGGTTACCGGACGGGTAACTTACGTATCAGCAGATAAGGTTGAGCCAAGACAGCAAGGCATGCCGCCATATTATCAGGTTTATGTAGAATTTGATCATGAATCTTTGATTAATGCCATTGGTGATGAAAGCAGGCTTACACCGGGCATGCCGGCTCAGGTGTTTATCCAGACCCGGGAAAAGACTGTACTTGGCTATTTGATGACACCCATTACTGACAGTATTAACAGGGCTTTCAGGGAGTAG
- a CDS encoding type I secretion system permease/ATPase: MKKYLVKFLPYLAVGFFFSLFINVLNLSYILYLRNLFDKVMTSRSTETLFFLTAGVIGAYVVMGILEVIRSKLLVRTGVKFDQVVAGKVFGRMIDHSVEAGSTKHTQGLKDLNSIRNFMGGTGIFAFFDAPWVPVFLALIFLFHHWLGYVACAGAFLLFMLVVIQEVMTSRMKADHSQSSIQTDQFLSSAMRNAQTVNAMGMLPALTARWRLFNNKDVYYEDKLAARTGFFQSMSKCIMMSTVIIVMSTGGYLVILHEITLGTMVAAAMFMGRGLAPIMMLGTAWQSLVESRIAYKRLNEMMPEKDEIGHVTIKEDPDILEARQVSHTIAEQQVLNNVSFVLNPGEILAVIGPSGAGKSTLARVLLGLWKPDSGSVEWGGMDVFEMDQEQLGEMVGYVPQEVELFSGTVAENIARLGDVDSPSVVTAAREAGAHEMILGLPKGYDTPVGAGGVALSGGQKQRVIMARALYGDPLLLVFDEPDSHLDQPGREALKNILMKLKKRGKLVIIISHNQALSKVADKVLNLNRGVAEMINGSAVPGIES; the protein is encoded by the coding sequence TTCCATACCTTGCGGTGGGTTTTTTCTTCAGCCTGTTCATCAATGTACTGAACCTGTCCTACATTCTTTATCTGCGTAATCTGTTTGACAAGGTTATGACCAGCCGCAGTACAGAAACACTTTTTTTTCTAACAGCCGGGGTAATCGGGGCTTATGTGGTCATGGGTATACTTGAGGTTATTCGTTCCAAACTTCTGGTCAGGACCGGGGTCAAATTTGACCAGGTTGTAGCTGGAAAAGTATTTGGACGGATGATTGATCATTCCGTAGAAGCGGGTTCAACCAAACATACTCAAGGGCTGAAAGATCTTAACAGCATTCGCAATTTTATGGGAGGGACAGGGATATTTGCATTTTTTGACGCTCCCTGGGTGCCTGTATTCCTGGCTTTGATTTTCCTTTTTCATCACTGGCTGGGATATGTGGCCTGTGCAGGAGCTTTCCTCCTTTTTATGCTGGTGGTCATACAGGAAGTTATGACGTCCAGGATGAAGGCTGATCACTCACAGTCATCAATCCAGACGGATCAGTTTTTGAGTTCCGCCATGCGCAATGCCCAGACAGTCAATGCCATGGGCATGCTGCCGGCCCTGACTGCCAGGTGGAGACTTTTCAATAACAAAGATGTCTATTATGAAGATAAACTGGCAGCCAGAACAGGTTTTTTTCAAAGCATGAGCAAATGCATCATGATGAGTACAGTTATTATTGTTATGTCTACTGGAGGATACCTGGTCATACTTCATGAGATAACGCTTGGTACCATGGTGGCAGCGGCTATGTTTATGGGCAGAGGTCTGGCTCCTATCATGATGCTGGGTACGGCATGGCAGAGTCTTGTGGAATCGAGGATTGCCTATAAACGCCTGAATGAAATGATGCCTGAAAAAGATGAAATTGGCCATGTTACCATCAAGGAGGATCCGGATATTCTGGAGGCCAGGCAGGTCAGTCATACCATTGCTGAACAGCAGGTCCTCAACAATGTTTCCTTTGTCCTTAACCCTGGTGAGATACTGGCAGTTATCGGTCCAAGCGGGGCAGGCAAGTCAACCCTGGCCAGAGTTTTACTTGGATTGTGGAAGCCTGATTCCGGAAGTGTGGAGTGGGGGGGCATGGATGTATTTGAGATGGATCAGGAACAACTGGGCGAGATGGTCGGTTATGTCCCCCAGGAAGTAGAGCTTTTTTCAGGAACAGTTGCCGAAAATATTGCCAGGCTGGGAGATGTGGATTCACCCAGCGTTGTTACAGCTGCCAGGGAAGCTGGTGCTCATGAAATGATCCTTGGTTTGCCAAAAGGGTATGATACGCCTGTGGGAGCTGGGGGCGTAGCTCTTTCCGGTGGACAGAAGCAAAGGGTTATCATGGCCAGGGCCTTGTATGGGGATCCGTTGCTGCTGGTTTTTGATGAACCTGATTCCCACCTTGATCAACCTGGACGAGAGGCTTTGAAAAATATTTTGATGAAGTTGAAGAAAAGAGGTAAGCTGGTGATAATTATTTCGCATAATCAGGCATTGTCCAAAGTTGCTGATAAAGTGCTCAATTTGAACAGAGGCGTTGCTGAAATGATTAATGGTTCTGCAGTGCCGGGCATAGAAAGTTAA